A stretch of Natator depressus isolate rNatDep1 chromosome 2, rNatDep2.hap1, whole genome shotgun sequence DNA encodes these proteins:
- the MYD88 gene encoding myeloid differentiation primary response protein MyD88, giving the protein MDAAAATAPAGSGSPGPGSPAAPDLEAVPLVALNFAVRRRLGLYLNPRAPVAADWTALAEELGYEYLEIKHLEAQPDPAARLLEDWQGRCPGGATVGRLLALLRAVGRHDILTDLGGRIEEDCKKYLQRKEQPLQVPAVDSSVPKTLEMSGITTRDDPYGNTPELFDAFICYCQKDIHFVQEMIRELEQTEFKLKLCVFDRDVLPGSCVWSITSELIERRCRKMVVVISDDYLDSNECDFQTKFALSLSPGARHKRLIPVKCKSMKNEFPSILRFITVCDYTNPCTKKWFWIRLAKSLLLP; this is encoded by the exons ATGGACGCGGCCGCGGCCACGGCCCCGGCCGGCTCCGGCTCCCCGGGGCCCGGCTCCCCGGCGGCCCCCGACCTGGAGGCGGTGCCGCTGGTGGCGCTGAACTTCGCGGTGCGGCGGCGGCTCGGGCTCTACCTCAACCCACGAGCCCCGGTGGCCGCCGACTGGACGGCGCTGGCCGAGGAGCTGGGCTACGAGTACCTGGAGATCAAGCACCTGGAGGCGCAGCCCGACCCCGCCGCCCGCCTGCTGGAGGACTGGCAGGGCCGCTGCCCCGGCGGCGCCACCGTGGGCCGCCTGCTGGCGCTGCTGCGGGCCGTGGGCCGCCACGACATCCTGACCGACCTGGGCGGCCGCATCG AAGAGGACTGTAAGAAGTACCTACAGAGGAAAGAGCAGCCTCTTCAGGTGCCAGCAGTAGACAGCAGTGTCCCGAAGACATTGGAGATGTCAGGCATCACTACCAGAGATGATCCTTACG GGAACACACCAGAGCTGTTTGATGCCTTCATCTGTTACTGTCAAAAAGACATTCACTTTGTCCAAGAGATGATCAGAGAGCTGGAACAAACGGAGTTCAAGCTGAAGCTGTGTGTGTTTGATCGGGATGTCCTGCCAGGATCGTGTGTGTGGTCCATCACTAGCGAGCTTATAGAGAGACG GTGTAGGAAGATGGTGGTTGTTATTTCAGATGATTACCTAGACAGCAATGAATGTGATTTCCAGACCAAATTCGCTCTTAGCCTTTCCCCAG GTGCTCGCCACAAACGGCTGATTCCAGTCAAGTGCAAATCCATGAAGAATGAGTTTCCAAGCATCTTGAGGTTCATTACGGTCTGTGACTACACTAATCCCTGCACCAAAAAATGGTTCTGGATAAGACTGGCAAAATCCCTCTTGCTTCCATGA